Proteins from a genomic interval of Hemicordylus capensis ecotype Gifberg chromosome 14, rHemCap1.1.pri, whole genome shotgun sequence:
- the LOC128337494 gene encoding zinc finger protein 182-like, which translates to MNARKKPHKCLECGKSFSTSGEFTIHHRTHTREKPHKCLECGKSFSRRTHLIVHHRTHTGEKPHKCLECGKSFSQRAHLIIHHRTHTGEKPHKCLECGKSFSQRVQLIVHHRTHTGEKPHKCLECGKSFSTSGHLIIHHRTHTGEKSHKCLECGKSFSRRSNLIVHHRTHTGEKPHKCQECGKSFSTRGALTVHHRTHTGEKPHKCLECGKSFSTSGELTVHHRTHTGEKPHKCPECGKRLSTSGKLIVHHRTHTGEKPHKCLECGKSFSTSGELTIHHRTHTGEKPHKCLECGKSFSTSSYLIVHHRTHTGEKPHKCLECGKSFSRRGALTVHHRAHTGEKPHKCW; encoded by the coding sequence ATGAACGCAAggaagaaaccacataaatgcctggaatgtggaaagagctttagcacaagtggagaatttactatacaccacagaacccacactagggaaaaaccacataaatgcctggagtgtggaaagagcttcagccggagaacacatcttattgtacaccatagaacccacacaggggagaaaccacataaatgcctggagtgtggaaagagcttcagccagagagcacatcttattatacaccatagaacccacactggggagaaaccacataaatgcctggagtgtggaaagagcttcagccagagagtacaacttattgtacaccatagaacccacactggggagaagccacataaatgcctagagtgtggaaagagcttcagcacaagtggacatcttattatacaccatagaacccacactggggagaaatcacataaatgcctggagtgtggaaagagcttcagccggagatcaaatcttattgtacaccatagaacccacactggggagaaaccacataaatgccaggagtgtggaaagagcttcagcacaagaggagctcttactgtacaccacagaacccacactggagaaaaaccacataaatgcttggagtgtggaaagagcttcagcacgagtggagaacttactgtacaccacagaacccacactggggagaagccacataaatgccCGGAGTGTGGAAAGCGCTTAAGCACGAGTGGAAAACTTATTGTacatcacagaacccacactggggagaaaccacataaatgcctggagtgtggaaagagtttcagcacgagtggagaacttactatacaccacagaacccacactggagagaagccacataaatgcctggagtgtggaaagagcttcagcacaagttcatatcttattgtacaccacagaacccacactggggagaagccacataaatgtctggagtgtggaaagagcttcagcagaagaggagctcttactgtacaccacagagcccacactggggagaaaccacataaatgctggTAG